In Akkermansia muciniphila ATCC BAA-835, the genomic stretch AAATCTTATAAAATAACCACATAACTTAAAAAGAATTATGCGGATTTTTAATCCGTCCCCGGCTACGGCTTCTCCGAGCCTTTCGGGTTTAGCTGCTCTGATGATGCGCCGCAGCATCTAAAACCCATTTCCCCCCCCTCCGCCGGATTTCCAAAAACAATGCGGTTTTTTATTTTCCAGTACCTGTCCGGTATCGGAGCCTTCACTTCATGCGGCATCCTGAACGGCAAAATCCTGAGAAAAGAAAACGCAGCTTCTCACAAGCGAGATTCCAATCCAACATTCATATCCCCGTGTGGATATGTGCACCGGAATAACAGTACTCCACGGTTTTCCAGGGCGGAAAGTGCCGGGGGGAGGCTTCCAATTGTCAATCAAGCTGTGCATCATTGTGCATGCTTTTTTGACCATATGATACCCTTTTTCACTGATTTCCAGCATGATGTGCAATATATGCACTAAAAGTAACAAGCCCCTTAAACCGTTGGATTTAAGGGGCTTTGAAGATGGTAGCAGGGAGGTGATTTGAACACCCGACCAAAGGCTTATGAGTCCTCTGCTCTACCACTGAGCTACCCTGCCGTTAAGTGGTTGATGCCGTAAGGCGGAGAAATATTTAACCCGGATCGGAAAGAATGTCCAGATTTTTTTATGGATCAGGAGCATTTTATCACGGCAACCCGCCTTCCCCTCCAGAGAAATCATTACGGATGAAGCATTTTTCACTCAACCGTTTCATACAGCCTGTGTCCCATGCCGTTTCCTACATGCGGGCATTTACGGCACAGGACATTATGATGCCTTCTGTCCCATGCCATTGCCGCAGCAGGACAGGAAATAGAGGCCCATAAAGATTTTCGGGTCCACCACTTTTCCCTGTCCCATCTGCTCCATCAGCCAGTCATGCACCTGAGGAAGAGGAATGCGGTGCACAGTAATATTTTCGTGGGCCACACCGCCTCCTGCCGATATTCGATGCAGGTCTTCCGCCAGATAGAAGGATACCATTTCCGTAGTCAATCCTGGGGAAGAAGGCCCCGCAAAAAGATACGTCCAGGAGTCCGCCCGGTATCCGGTTTCCTCTTCAAGTTCACGCCGGGCGGATTGCAGCGTGCTTTCCTCCCCTTCATCCCCGGAAATGCCCGCAGGCAGCCCTACGGTCCGGGCATGCAGGGGAACGCGGTATTCTTCCACCAGCAACAGTTCTCCTTCTTTCGTCACGGCCACGATCATGACAGCTCCGCTGGCATTAACCCGGCGCACGTATTCCCACCTCCCCTCTTTCAGAAGTTCCAGAAATTTCCCCCGGTAGAGAGACAGGCATGCTTCCCCTGGCTGTTCCATTTGTTCCATGATGCAGCCACGTTAGGTTTCCGGACGGCCGTTGTCAACCATGCGGACCGCCTCCCTCCTGCATCTTCCCGGACAGTTCCGTTCCGGTCCCTGTAAGTGGTTGATTTCCGGCGGCGTAATCATGCACTTTTCGTCACCCAGGCCAGTAACAAAACAACAACACATTGATGATGAGTAATTAACAATGTCATACAGAAAATATACTCAGGAGGACTAAATTATCGGAGGAAGCAAGAACAAAATATTTTTTCATGTGGAACCCCCGTGGAACGTAGAGCCGCAGAACGATGACTCGCGCTGTTTCAAAAAGATATTTTTTCCTCAGACGCAAATCAGTAATTTGGCGCTCCCGTCAACCGGGGTGTTGAGCTGAAAGCGGATGAGTTCGCCTTCTCCACCCCGATGGACGCCACGAGCTGTCACGGCTGCGGATGAACCTGATCCGGTTCCATCCGCGGGCGGCCTCGTAGCGGGACGGAACGCCTTACGGCTATTTCTAACCAGCAACATCTTTTATTTCCAATAACAATGACTCCGCCATCAGAACTGTCAGCCACCTGGTCCAAAATCACGGGAGCCTTGCAAACAATCATGTCCCCGGAGGTTTATGGATTGTGGTTTCCCAAGTTTTCCCTGC encodes the following:
- a CDS encoding NUDIX hydrolase, whose amino-acid sequence is MEQMEQPGEACLSLYRGKFLELLKEGRWEYVRRVNASGAVMIVAVTKEGELLLVEEYRVPLHARTVGLPAGISGDEGEESTLQSARRELEEETGYRADSWTYLFAGPSSPGLTTEMVSFYLAEDLHRISAGGGVAHENITVHRIPLPQVHDWLMEQMGQGKVVDPKIFMGLYFLSCCGNGMGQKAS